The region TCATTACTGTTTTTGATAATGATTTTGTTAAATGTGCTTAGCACCCTATTTTTAAAGTTATTATAGTCAAAATGTTTCATGTCATAGCGTTTTATTTCATTTAAAACTTTTGTATAATGTTCAGGATATCTTTCAAGATAACGTATAATGAATGTCATTTGACTTGAATTCATAGTAAGGTCTAATAATTTCTCCATTTTAGGGTTTTCTAAGGTTTCGTGCATGTCATCAACTTTTTTCATCACTTCTAATCGTTGAATGATATTGAAGTCATATGAAAGAGGTTGTCTTGAAACGGAGTTACTTACAACTAGCCTATAATAAATTGCATCACAGTCATTTCCTACAAAATAAAATTCGTAATCAAATTTTGAATATAATCTACAGAAATAATCGTGGTCGTCACCGCTTTTTAAATTTGGATCAAATTTCACAGTTTTAATATCTCTTGTAGGCATAACTTTATTTGTTGCTATTAGCAATGCTCCTTGTGAAATGGAATAGGGATCAATTATTCCTTTTTTGCCTTTAAATGATTTTGTAAAGTAAGTTTCACTTATTTCACCAGTATTTTCATCAATATCATAATAATCTCCAATGATAATACGATTTGGTGCACAGTGTTTATATGCTTCATATAAATAGTTTGGGCTAATAAAATCATCTACATCAATAAAAACAACGTATTCTCTATTCAATTCATCAATTCCCTTATTTCGTGCGGTTGTTGCACCGGGTTCAGATTCAATAATCTCGATGTTTATTTCAGGATTGTTTTTTGAAAATTCTCTGATTAGGTTTTCGGTGTTGTCTCTTTCACCATTTATTACAAATAATACTTCAAATAACTCATAATCTAAGGTCTGTTTTTTCATGGAGTCTAAAAATTTCAATACAAATTCTTCTGCTTTATAAGTTGGAACTAATACACTAATTCCCTTCTTAAAGTCATATTCTGGCATGTATTTTTTTAAATAATCATTATGGGATTGCAAATCATTGTTTATTTTTTTTAGATGTTCATAATCCTTTTTTAAGTTTGCATTTTGATTTTTTAGATTGTTGTTTTGAGTTTGCAAGGAGTTAAGTTTTAGTGTATAGTTATGATTTAAAATTTCATATTCATTCAATGTTTTATTATAAAACTCTAACTGTTTGTCTAAATCTTCAGTAGAAATAGTAATTTTGTCTTTTTTGAATTTATATTGATTATTAATATTTTGAGTCATGAAAAAACCTGATTTATTTTATATTAAAATTAAATGGTGAATCACAAATATTTTTTGTTAATCTTTGTATTTCACAAGTTGTTATTTGATATAATTTTTTTTATTAATTTTCATATATGTTTTTTTTTGTACTTATATTATTGCCAATTTAAGTTTTTAGATTTTTTTTAATTTTCTCTATTTTAATCAATGATTTCTTAATATTTGATGGTAATAATAAATACTATGGACATTATAAACAGTATATAGTTATCTTTAATTATTATGGTGAATTTTATGAATGACCTTGTTGAAAAAATAATTGAATTAGATATAGATGAAATAATGGGTTATAATTTCCCAATTGATGAACCGTTTGGATTAAAGGTTAATTATAAAGGGGTGCCTTTTGATTTTGTTGTAAGGTTGTCTTCAAAAAATAAAAATTTAATATGTACCAGTCCTGGGGCGCATATGAGGAATCAAAGAACAAGTTCAGGTAAATTAATGACTGCTCCTTTTATTGATAGGTGGTCTTGGTTTAAATATTATGATGATTCATTTATTGCTCATTCCGATCCGATGTTGACTATTGATGATGAATTGGTATTAGGTTGGTGTGTAGGGACTGAAAATCATTGGTATTTGAATACTATTGCTAGAATAATTGATTATATTACAATAAACCATAAAATCAGGCATGATAATATTTTATTTTATGGTACCTCAAATGGGGGTTATGTTTCAATGGTTTTAGCCACAATTTTTAAAGGTTCCTCTTGTTTAGTTAATAATTGTCAATTTTCTGCATTCAATTATCACTGGGAGATGATAAGACAACTTTTTGATGTTTTAAAAAAGACTTGGGGAGAAGTATTGCCTTCTGAAAATCGAGAGTATGTTGATAGAATTTATCACAGTAACCTAATTTATCAAAAATTAAATGAATTAGAACGAAACATTGTTTCTCATATTTATTATCGTGTAGACATTATGGAGTTATTCAAAAAAGTAAAATATGTTCCGAATATTACTTATTATTTGCATGTTCGGTCTAATGATGATGTAAATAAATTCGCAGTACCATTTTTAAAGGAAATAATTAATTTCCCTTATTTTAATGATAGAATCAATGTTATGATGTACCATGAAAAGAAAGATGCGGTTCATTCACCTTTATATTATAATAAAATTGGTAAAATTCTTAGATTATATTCTCAAACCCAATTAAATAATCCGGTTAAAGGCACTTATAAAATTGGTTTTTTTGATTTTGAAAATTATCGTGATGAAATAACAAAAGAAAAATTTAAAGTAGATTATTATAAAGAGAATTTAGGGTCTTTATCAAAGTATCGAACTGCACGTATCGATTTGAAAAATTTGGGAATTTCATCAAATAACATTGAAATCATAGAAAATTCTGATAAAAATTGCGAAATATTCAATTTTGATTATTCTAAGGATGAAAAAGGAATTGGAACACAGTTGCACAGTGAAAATGGCAATTTGCAACTAAAAATAAAATGTATCAATGATGGATTATTGGATATAAGACTTAGAGGTATTGATTATAAAACTAAAAATAGTCGTATTCCAATTTATATCAAATATACAAATTTCAAAATAAATAATCAGAGGATTATTAACGAGCCGAAGATTGTTTGGCATGATCAACCTGTTTATTATCAAAAAGATGTTGAAAACGGTGAAATAGTTGAAATTTATTTAGAATGGGAACCGATTTAAATAATGCGATACTTAAGTTAAAATAATAATTGATATTGTCATATGCAATGACCTATCAATTATAATTCTTATTTTTACTTATATTTTTGAAAGATTTCCTAAATTATATAAAGTAATTTCTTCAGGTACTCCATTGATAATATTTTTTGTATCGAATATTATCGGATTTTTCATTTCTTTAATCAATAAATTCATATCCATATCCTTAAACTCATCATGGTCTGCTAAAATCAAGCACAATGATGCATTTTTAATTGTATTTTCAAAATCATGATAATCTTCATTTTCAACATGGGGGTCAAATATTTCAATGTCATATCCTTTCTCATTTAATTGGGCAATAATTTCAAATGCCGGACTTTCTCGTGTATCTCCAGTATTCCCTTTATAAGACACTCCTAAAATTGCAATTTTTTCATTCCCCTTGCAATTATTCTCAATAATTTTCTCAGCGTATTTTGTTACGAAATCAGGCATGCTCTTATTTGTATCTCTTGCCAATTTTATTATTTTAGCTGTTTCAGGTGCTTTTGCATAAATGAAGTATGGATCAATTGCAAGGCAGTGACCGCCAACTCCAGGTCCCGGATTTAAAATATTCACACGAGGATGTTTATTTGCAAGTTTTATCACGTCTAGTGCGTTAACATCAATTTCAGCACAAATTTTAGCAAGTTCATTTGCAAGGGCAATGTTGATATCTCTGAATGTATTCTCCATACATTTGGATAGTTCTGCAGTTTTTGCTTCGGTTTTCATCAGTTCCCCTTTAACAAAAATTCCATACGCTTCAGCTGCTTTTTCAGTACATTTTGGAGTTACTCCCCCAATAATTCTGTCATTGTGCACTAGTTCATATATTATTTGCCCAGGTAGAACTCTTTCCGGACAATGTGCAAGGAATAAATCTTCTCCTATTGTGAATCCTTCATTTTCAAAAATTGGTTGCACGGTTTCTTCTATAGATCCTGGCGCAATTGTTGATTCAACAATTATCACATTTTCTTTTTTAACATATTTTAATATGGAGTTACATGCTTCAATGACGTAACTTAAATCACAGCTTAGATTTTCCATTTTATAAGGTGTTGGTACTGTGATTATGAAAACATCCGCTTCAGCAGGCTCTAGTTGTGCAACATACCTATTTTCATTTATTGCATCAGTTATGGCTTCGGAAATTCCAGGTTCTTCAATATGCACTATTCCTTTATTTAAATCATCAATAACTTCTTTTTTAACATCAACTCCAACAACATTGCAGCCATTTTCTGCAAATAATGCTGCGGTTGGAAGTCCAATATAACCTTGGCCAATTACGCAAATTTTCATTTTCATCACTCAATTTTCTTTTCTTTAATTTTGTCTTCGATTATTTCTTTCAAAGTTTCTTGTACTGTAAATATGTTGTCTACATATGATAGATATTTGGTTTCAATATTAACCATTTGACTTCCATATTCACAAATTCTCCAGATGTCAGTACCGCTTCCAAGATAATCGCTGATTTTTGAGGGGACAAATGGATTTCTTTCAAAGTTTCCTTTTGATCGTAAATCGTTAACTATTAAACAATCAAATTTCGTAGTTAAATTCAAAAATTCGAATAAGGGTTCAAAAGCATTCACAATAATTTTGTCTTTTATTGGCATGCAGTCAACAATCTTTTGGAATTCTTCGGGAGTTTGTACAAATAAATGTATCAAAGTTTTGTCCTGTAAATCTTCATCCAATGCATAGAATGAAGAAAATACATTGTAAATGTGTCTTAAATCAAAGAATTTACCGAAATATGCAAGATTCACTTTATTGTCCTCAATTTTATCATAATTAGATTCCTTTAGATAATACCAATCTTTTGGAGGTATTGGGTGTGGTGCAATAATGGATTTTTTTCTTATGTCTGCTTTAATCTCTTCAACTTTCAATGTATTCAGCATTAAATCCATTCCGCTTTGGTTTGTGAAAAGGATTTCATCGGCAAATAAAAATGGCAGATATTCACTATAAAATATGAAATTATCTTCATCTTCGACAACAGGGAAATTATATTCTGTTATTATACTGTTAATCTTGTCCATATCCTCTTTATCAATTTGGATATAGGTTGTTTCTCCTCTTGAATTTATCATTAAGGGGTCTGAAAATTCACATATCCATTTCACTTTTGGATTTCTAACTTTATATGCAAATGCAAGAAAATGTGACATAGGTTGCATGGATCTGCTGTAAACTCTTTCATATTCCCCATTTTTTTCACAAATCTTGTCAATTTCTTCCATGCCTTCTTTAACAAAGGTTTTTGCATTTTCCCATCTCCACCATATTGGAATATCAAGTAAAACATCATTATTTATAAGTTTCTTGATAATATTGTTGAAGTCCTCATCAATTGGATAAGGCATCTTATTGTGAATAACGTCAAATTCTTCTCCGTATTCATATAATCTTTTTGCAGCAACATTACTGCTTGTATCGTTATAAGGTAAGAAATTGAATGCACATACTAACTTTTTACTTTTTTTATTTCCCGTATCACGTTTCGCTACAACCATTTTTTGCCTCTATGATTTAAGTTATTTTAATATATGATTAAAATTATATTTATACATAATCTGTTAAATGGTGGTTAAATGGCAAAGGTATCTGTTGTAATTCCAGTATATAATGTTGAAGATTATCTTGAGGATTGTCTCAATTCAATTGTAAATCAGACATTAAGAGATATAGAAATAATCTGTATTAATGATGGTTCAACAGATAACTCTTTGGATATCTTACATAAATTTAGTGAAAACGATGATAGATTTAAAATAATATCTCAGGAAAATCAGGGCCATGCCGTTGCCACCAATAAAGGAATTCAAATGGCCAACGGCGAGTATTTGTATCTAATGGATTCTGATGATATAGTTAAGCTAAATCTATTGGAAGATACGTATAGGTTATGCAGTTCAAAAAATCTAGATTTTGTAATTTTCAAAGCTATGAATTATAATGAACTGGAAAACAAGTTTTATGAAAGTGAAAGGTATAGTATGCAAAAATTATTCGATAGTGTCGGTGATGAAATATTTTCATATAAAGACATACCTGATGAAGTATTATTCAATATAAGTGTTACTCCTTGGTCCAAATTATACAATCGAGAATTTATTGTGAATTGCGGTGCAAAATTTCCCGAAGGATTAGTATTCGATGACAATGTTTTCTTCTGGCAGGTTTTATTCAATGCTAAGAGAATTTACTTTTACAATGAATTTCTGTTTACACGAAGATGGTATTCAACTTCCTCAACAACTTCCGGCGACCAAAGGTATTTGGATTCAATTGAGATTGTGAACTTGATTGGAGAGGAATTTAAAAAATATGGTGAGTTTGAACACCATAAGAAAAAACTATACAATGAAAAAATTCACATGGGTGATTTTAGATACAGATATATCAAAAAAGAATTTAAAAGCATATTTTTTGATGCCTGGAGAAAGGATTTAATTGAAGTTTTTAAAGATGAAGTGTTATTTGAAGATTTGTATAAAAACTTAATAGATGCGTATAAAAATATGCTTGTTAAGATTTTGCTTTCTCAAAACCATGATGAATTTAAGAATATGCAAGATATTGCCCAATTGGATTTTAAAAAAATAAAAAAAGATATTGATTTGAAATTAAAAAGTGAAGACAAATCTATTAAAAGCAAATTTAAAAAAAATTTGAAAAGATTATTCTAATGAATTCACTTTTCAAATAAATCGAAACTCACAATCATTCCTTTCAAATTCAAATCATCCTTTGGAAATTTCATGGAAGTTCCGTCAAAAACCATGTGAATTAATGCTTGATGCTTTTCTTCAAATTCTTTAACATTAATGTCTTCATCAATTAGTTTCATTTCTCTTTTAAAGGAAGTCATGATGTCTTCAGGCGCTTTAATGTCTAATAATCCTCGTTGGAAATTTTCTTCGATTGCATCAACAGTTAATTTTGCAGATTCTCCTTGTCCATATGGATTCACAGCATTTTTCATTTTTTGAGCAAATTCTCCATCATCCAATATTTTCCGAGCATTTTTTATAATTGCCTCTTTGTCAGATCCTACGAGAATATTTCCTCCCGCAGTAACGGTTTCGGGTCTTTCAGTATTATATCTTAAAGTTAATGCAGGAACATCCAGTGTTATTGCCTCTTCCTGTAGGCCTCCTGAGTCAGTTAAAATTAAAGCGGATTTTGAAGTTAAAAGTAAGAAATCAAGATACCCTAAAGGTTTAATAATATGAACGTGTTTTAAATTGTTCAATTCATCAAACAAACCAAAATTTTGTAATGTGTTTTTGGTTCTTGGATGTATTGGGAAAATAATGTTCATGTCATCCAGTTCTTTTAAAGCTTCAATGATATTTGTGACTCTTTGTTTATCATCAACATTTTCTGCTCTGTGCATGGTTAAAGTTAAAATATTCTCCATATTATCAATATTTAACTTTTTAAGTGATTCTTCTTCAAATCCTCTTTTTTCAGCTATTTCCAAATGCCTAAAACAAGCATCAACAACAGTATTTCCGGTAATGAACATGTTTTTATGAGAAAATCCTTCAGAGAGCAGATTAATCGCTGATTCTTCTGTTGGAATAAAATACATTGATGATGTTACATCTGCTGCTCTTCTGTTAATCTCTTCAGGCATTGTCATGTCATATGATCTGAGGCCTGCTTCAACATGTCCAATGGCAATATGTAATTTTGAAGCTACAAGAGCACCTGCCAATACTGCATTGGTGTCTCCTTGAACAAGTACTATGTCAGGTTTTTCGTCTAGAAGAATTTCTTCTATTCCTTTCATCATCAATCCGGTCTGTTTTCCATGGGTTCCAGAACCGACATGGATGTTGTAATCCGGTGTTCGAATTTCCAAATCTCTAAAGAAATTGTCAGACATTTCCTTATCGTAATGCTGTCCTGTGTGTAAAATAATTTGGTCAATGTTTCTTTTTGATATTTCATCAATGATTGGCGCCATTTTAATAATTTCGGGTCTTGTACCCAATACTGTTGCTATTTTCATAATTCCACCAAAGATTTAACTAGTTTCAATGCTTTATCAATAACTTGCCACATATCATAATATTTGTACATTCTTGAACTACCTCCGAAGATAACATTATTTTCCTTTTTTGAAAGTTCAACATATTTTTCATAGAGTTCTGAATTTTCATTGTCATAAATTGGGTAAATGTCAGCAGTTCTAATATTCACTCCCTAGAAATAGCTACATATGCTCCTATAATCACATTTTCCTGAATGTTAATATTGATTGGTGGGCTCATATTTACTGCTCTTCCAATAAAAATGCGGAATCCTTGTATATGACTAGATTGAATGAATATTGGGAGTTCATTGTGGAAGATAAATATACAATGGAATTATTTCCATTGAATGTAAATTTATCATTATCCCGCTTTATATTGCTTTCACAGTATAAAACGTTGTTGTTTCCTTTAAATGTAATCGAGATTTATTCATCTCCAGTTTCGCGTAATTTTATTATTCTCTAATTTTGCAATGTCTTCTTTTGATTTAACAGTTCCCATATAATTATCTTATTTTTGAAGGGCTTCTAAAATGGAATCTAGTTTACTTTCCAAATTGTTCATTCTGTTTTCTAAATCTTGTGAACTTTCATTTGAAATGTTGCCTGCTTTGTGAGCGACTAAACATGCATCATACCAAGGTTTGGCTTCATCCCTGTCATCAACAGAAGCATGCAATACTTCCAAATCAACATATTTTGCCATAGCTCTTAACCCGTCTTCATAAAATCTGTAGCAGTTTGGCATGTTTCCTCCATGTTTAGGGCCTGCAGATGGAGTAATAATGCAAACATAGCCTCCAGGTCTTAAAACTCTTTCAATTTCAGACATGGTGAGCCAGAAGAATTCCAAATGTTCAAATAATTGTCCTGAAATTACGACATCGTAGGTATTGTCTTCAATTTCAAACCAGTTGTAGATGTCTGTAACGACAATATCTACATTATTGCCTCCCTGAAAATCAAGACCGGTATAATTCCAGTTTTGTTCATTGAAAATATCTGAGTAGTTATAGTTTCCTTTACCGTCTAGAGAGCCTACATCAAGGATATCTAATTTACTTGAAGTACTTAAATAAGTATTTTTGAACCATTCCATTTTTGAATGTGAATTTTTATGCATAAAAAAATCTCCTTTATTATACTTATTATATCTAATTTGGGAATATTTAAAAGTTTATATTGATAATTAAAGGTTAATCAGTAGATGAGTTAATACTTAAAATATGGTTTGTATAGTAATTTGGGTTAAAAAATAAAATTTTACAAAATTAATTACATATTTATTGTAATAAAAATATAATTAATTACAAGGAGGTATAAAATGGATACTAAAAAAATTATAATTGTTGTTCTTGCAGTAGTTGTGGTGGCGGCTATTGTCTGCGGTTTTTTATTTATGCAGAATACTGTTAAAGTTGGGGATGCCACTTTTAGTTTGCCTGAAGGATATGCCTGTGTAGCTAATGGAAAATATGCAAATTTAACTAATAATCATAATGAATATATTGTATTATCTTGTAATGAATCCGGCAATATTAATGAAGTAATGGATAATTATGTTGAAAATAATGCAAGGAATAATCTTACTTTAACACTTTCTAATTTAACTGTTGGCCAGCATACTGTTCAAAAGTCTGTAATGGATAACAATACTGAAATTGTTCATTATTGGTTTGATTTTAACGGTAAGGTATATGAGATTTATACCCGTTCTGCAAATTCCAATACTGATGATGTTATCACAGAATTAATTAATTCTGCTAAAACAGCTATGATATAACTGGTTTTTGCTTATGTGTTATTCATGTAATAATTGATATGAACTTTTTTCATATCAATTTTATCTTATTTTTTTTATTAATTAGTGTGTGCTGTACTAAATAGAAATGTGGTCGATTATTAAAATTTGAATTTTTAAATTATTATAAAATACTCTTATATATAATTAACAACTAAATTATTAAATAAGAGTAATTGTTAAACTGTAATTTAAAAAGTTATAAATGTGGTTTTTTATGAATTTTATTAAAAGAAATGACCTTTTTTTATTAGAAGAAATAGTTAGAAAAAATTTTTTTTCCAGATATAAAGATTCAGTTTTAGGTGTCTTTTGGACGGTTTTAAAGCCTTTGTTAATGACAATATTATTTACAATTATATTTTCAACAGTATTTGGTAGAAGTATTGATAATTTCCCATTATATTTTTTAAGTGGGCGTTGTATTTTTGATTTTTTTAATGGAAGTATTAATGTGGCTATGGGTTCTATTAAAGGAAACAAAAATATACTGCAAAGAAATCCAGCACCGAAATATATTTTTATTTTAGGAGGTATCATTTCTGAATTTTTTACTTTCATAATCAATTTGATTCTATTAATTGGTGTGATAATTGTTACTCATGCACAATTTTATCTCATAATGCCATTATCAATTATTCCAATTATTTCATTGGTAATTATGATAATAGGTTTAGGATTAATGTTATCAATAATATGTGTTTATTATACTGATGTTCAACATTTATGGGGTGTTCTTTCTGTAATGATAATGTATTCTTCTGCTTTATTTTATCCGATGGATATTATTCCCGAACCGTTTCATCAGTATATGATTTTAAACCCATTATATTGGATTGTGGATCAGTTTAGATCTTTTATTTATGTGGGGGCTATTCCGGATGTTCTAAATATGGTAAATTCTTTATTATTGTCCGTAATAATTTTAATATTTGGTATTATAATATTTAAAAAATATGAAAAAAAGGTTTCCATGAGGTTTTAGAATGGATAAGAAAAATAATAATTTAAATTTTAAAAAAGATATAAAATTTAGTTCCAATGATAAAATCAGTCAGTTACCTATTAATCAACATGATAAACTAAAATTTAAATTAATGGAGAAATATAATATTCCTTCTCAAGAAGCTGAAAATATAATTGAGGTTATTATAAAAAAAGAACAGAGGTTAGTTTATAATAATAGCCA is a window of Methanobrevibacter sp. DNA encoding:
- the wecB gene encoding non-hydrolyzing UDP-N-acetylglucosamine 2-epimerase — protein: MKIATVLGTRPEIIKMAPIIDEISKRNIDQIILHTGQHYDKEMSDNFFRDLEIRTPDYNIHVGSGTHGKQTGLMMKGIEEILLDEKPDIVLVQGDTNAVLAGALVASKLHIAIGHVEAGLRSYDMTMPEEINRRAADVTSSMYFIPTEESAINLLSEGFSHKNMFITGNTVVDACFRHLEIAEKRGFEEESLKKLNIDNMENILTLTMHRAENVDDKQRVTNIIEALKELDDMNIIFPIHPRTKNTLQNFGLFDELNNLKHVHIIKPLGYLDFLLLTSKSALILTDSGGLQEEAITLDVPALTLRYNTERPETVTAGGNILVGSDKEAIIKNARKILDDGEFAQKMKNAVNPYGQGESAKLTVDAIEENFQRGLLDIKAPEDIMTSFKREMKLIDEDINVKEFEEKHQALIHMVFDGTSMKFPKDDLNLKGMIVSFDLFEK
- a CDS encoding glycosyltransferase; protein product: MTQNINNQYKFKKDKITISTEDLDKQLEFYNKTLNEYEILNHNYTLKLNSLQTQNNNLKNQNANLKKDYEHLKKINNDLQSHNDYLKKYMPEYDFKKGISVLVPTYKAEEFVLKFLDSMKKQTLDYELFEVLFVINGERDNTENLIREFSKNNPEINIEIIESEPGATTARNKGIDELNREYVVFIDVDDFISPNYLYEAYKHCAPNRIIIGDYYDIDENTGEISETYFTKSFKGKKGIIDPYSISQGALLIATNKVMPTRDIKTVKFDPNLKSGDDHDYFCRLYSKFDYEFYFVGNDCDAIYYRLVVSNSVSRQPLSYDFNIIQRLEVMKKVDDMHETLENPKMEKLLDLTMNSSQMTFIIRYLERYPEHYTKVLNEIKRYDMKHFDYNNFKNRVLSTFNKIIIKNSNENKKLKEENSNLAKVANGESENELENLKKHENELIEEINNLKKENANLKSSNKKLLELDNKKVNENIIDLKKQNEKLLASNKELLDLNNKLINSNSWKLTEPLRKIKK
- a CDS encoding class I SAM-dependent methyltransferase → MHKNSHSKMEWFKNTYLSTSSKLDILDVGSLDGKGNYNYSDIFNEQNWNYTGLDFQGGNNVDIVVTDIYNWFEIEDNTYDVVISGQLFEHLEFFWLTMSEIERVLRPGGYVCIITPSAGPKHGGNMPNCYRFYEDGLRAMAKYVDLEVLHASVDDRDEAKPWYDACLVAHKAGNISNESSQDLENRMNNLESKLDSILEALQK
- a CDS encoding glycosyltransferase codes for the protein MAKVSVVIPVYNVEDYLEDCLNSIVNQTLRDIEIICINDGSTDNSLDILHKFSENDDRFKIISQENQGHAVATNKGIQMANGEYLYLMDSDDIVKLNLLEDTYRLCSSKNLDFVIFKAMNYNELENKFYESERYSMQKLFDSVGDEIFSYKDIPDEVLFNISVTPWSKLYNREFIVNCGAKFPEGLVFDDNVFFWQVLFNAKRIYFYNEFLFTRRWYSTSSTTSGDQRYLDSIEIVNLIGEEFKKYGEFEHHKKKLYNEKIHMGDFRYRYIKKEFKSIFFDAWRKDLIEVFKDEVLFEDLYKNLIDAYKNMLVKILLSQNHDEFKNMQDIAQLDFKKIKKDIDLKLKSEDKSIKSKFKKNLKRLF
- a CDS encoding UDP-galactopyranose mutase, giving the protein MNIRTADIYPIYDNENSELYEKYVELSKKENNVIFGGSSRMYKYYDMWQVIDKALKLVKSLVEL
- a CDS encoding nucleotide sugar dehydrogenase, which codes for MKICVIGQGYIGLPTAALFAENGCNVVGVDVKKEVIDDLNKGIVHIEEPGISEAITDAINENRYVAQLEPAEADVFIITVPTPYKMENLSCDLSYVIEACNSILKYVKKENVIIVESTIAPGSIEETVQPIFENEGFTIGEDLFLAHCPERVLPGQIIYELVHNDRIIGGVTPKCTEKAAEAYGIFVKGELMKTEAKTAELSKCMENTFRDINIALANELAKICAEIDVNALDVIKLANKHPRVNILNPGPGVGGHCLAIDPYFIYAKAPETAKIIKLARDTNKSMPDFVTKYAEKIIENNCKGNEKIAILGVSYKGNTGDTRESPAFEIIAQLNEKGYDIEIFDPHVENEDYHDFENTIKNASLCLILADHDEFKDMDMNLLIKEMKNPIIFDTKNIINGVPEEITLYNLGNLSKI
- a CDS encoding ABC transporter permease encodes the protein MNFIKRNDLFLLEEIVRKNFFSRYKDSVLGVFWTVLKPLLMTILFTIIFSTVFGRSIDNFPLYFLSGRCIFDFFNGSINVAMGSIKGNKNILQRNPAPKYIFILGGIISEFFTFIINLILLIGVIIVTHAQFYLIMPLSIIPIISLVIMIIGLGLMLSIICVYYTDVQHLWGVLSVMIMYSSALFYPMDIIPEPFHQYMILNPLYWIVDQFRSFIYVGAIPDVLNMVNSLLLSVIILIFGIIIFKKYEKKVSMRF